A segment of the Pseudoalteromonas sp. DL-6 genome:
CTTCATTACTACCAAGGCCATTATCACGATTTAAGTAAGGTACAAGCTCGTTATTCACCACCTTTAACACACCTGAAGTATAAGTACCGACCCAAACATCACCTTGGCTTTGTTCAAGTAAGCTCAATACTGAATAAGGAGAGCCTTGCTTAGTGCCTTTAATATGGGTAATTTTATTATTTTGCAGCCGATCTAAGCCTGTACTCCCGCCTATCCATAAACTGCCATCAGAATGTGAAAGTACCGTTCGTACGTAGTCGCTAGATAAGCCTCGCTTTTTTCCCCACGATGAAAACGGGGCTTCTCTTAATCTAAATACACCCGCGTTGGTACCTACCCAAATACTGTTTTCTCTGTCTTGCAATAACGACAATATGCGGTTTGCAGGTAAGCCATTTTTAGCATCTAATTGTTCTATGCCATCAACACTAAGCCTAAATACCCCTTTATTAATAGTGCCAAACCATAAATCACCATGGTTATCTTCTAATAAACTAGAAATAGACTCGGCATTAAGCTGTGGATGGGGCGACTCGAACACATTGCCATTTAATACTCGCGCACCTCTTTCACTGCCAATAACAAGACGACCTTCACGAGTAATCAATAGAGTATATACAGGTGCATCTGGCAAACCATGATGTGGAGTCATCAATTTAGCCGTGTAGTTAACTATTTTATACAGCCCATCACTGGTTGCCGCCCATATAACCCCCTGCTTATCCTCAATTATTCTGTAAGCACTAACGTTTTGTATTATTGGGATATCTTGAGTGCTTTTGGCAGGTCGATAAAACACACCATCATTTTCAAGTGCCAACCACAAATCCTCGTTTTTACTCTTAAATACGTGATTAACCATTGCTTGGGCATTAGGTTGAGTGTCCCATTCTCGGTGCTGATATAAACTAATACCGCCGCGCGCTCCGGCTATGAGTAAGCCGCCATCGGATGTGGGGGTAAGCGCACGTACGCCTGAGTCAGGCAAATCGGTAATTTCTGAGCGGGTAAATAGTTTAAATTCTTGACCGTTAAAGCGGGCAAGCCCTTCCCAAGTACCTACCCATAAATAGCCATCTTGTGTTTGTGCAAGGCTATTAATACTATTGTGAGGAAGGCCCGAACGGGTATTCCACGTTTCAAAAAAATAATCGCGCAACGGCAGGCGAGTCTGTTGCTGAGCATCAACAGTAAAAATCACCAACAAGAAGCATAAAATCACCAAGCGATTCATCAGACACTGCCTTTATAATTATTAGTTTTTATATTTGAGTAAATTCAAGGTGAAAATTTAATTAAAAAACATCACCAACAAATAATAACATAAGATTTACAACTTTTTCATTAAGTATTATCACTTAAACTATCAAATGTATGTTGTAATTGTTGAACGAACTTAGCCACATGTAGTCCATCTAGTAACGCATGATGAACATCAATGGAGAGTGGCATTTCGCCGGTATTAGGGTTGTATTGGCCGAACACAAATTTAGGAATGCCACAGCTTTGACCCTGGGTAAACGCATGCGAAAAGCTACTAAAGTTTAACCAAGGTAAAACAGAAACGTGAATTAAATCAGCTTGCCCTTCTGTTGCCGCAAAAGCATCAGAAAACAGCGGGTTTAACTTTGCTTCATGACTAATCGCTTTTGCTTTATTAGCAAACTCATTTAACGAGTTTTGCTGTTTAAAATAACTAAAGCGAAACGAGTCATCATCGGCAAGCTCAACAACACTCGCGCGCATGGTGTTTAAATAATAAGGTTTTTGATTAACAATACGCAGCATCATCGGCTCATACTCATGACATGCTTTTAATAAGCAATAAACATAACCATGAAAAAAAGCACTATTAGTTTGCTTACACACGGTATATAGCTTTTTAGCACTGAGCTTTACACAAACATTAAAATAAGGCTGAGTGAAGTTTTGAAACAATTCAAAATGTTGTTTGCGCGGCCACTGATCAAAATCAATAGCCCGAAGAGATAAATCGGCAGAAGACATAAATTATACACAGAGCAAAAGTAAAATTTTACCTCGCTTTGCCTATATTCGCATTAACTAAAATGATGCTTTGGGTGTAGTTATACCAAAGTCTTATATAGGCATAAAAAAAGGAGCGATAGTCGCTCCTTTTTTGAACCGTGTGAAAACTTAAAGTCCGTTTTCAATAATTTCTTGAGCAAGTTCATCAGCAATTAAATGCGTTGATTTTTGCTCTTTTTCACTGCGTGTAAAGATTTCAGCTAATGTATCGAAAATCTTCTCTACGTGTTTATTAGACGCCTCTTTACTGTAACCTTCAGGTGCTGTTTCGTAATACACGTTAATAATACCGCCTGCATTTATTACATAATCTGGTGCGTATAAAATACCTTTTTCACGTAAAATTTCACCATGGCGTGACTCTGCAAGCTGATTATTTGCACAACCTGCAACAATTGTTGCTTTTAAACGAGGGATTGTTGTGTCATTGATAGTGGCACCTAACGCACAAGGCGCATATACATCAACATCTAAGTCGTATATTTCATCAATACCAACCGCTGTTGCACCAAAGTCGTTTACTACACGCTCAACTGCAGCTTGGTTAATATCAGTAACAAATAATTCTGCACCAGCTTCAGCCAAGTGTTTACACAAGCCATAAGCCACTGCACCTAAACCTTGCACAGCCACTTTAATACCTGAGAAATCTTGAATGCCGCGTTGATGGTGGAGCGCTGCTTTCATACCTAAAAACGTGCCGTAAGCTGTAAATGGCGATGGATTACCACTTTTGCCTTCAAGGCCTAGCACGTAGTTTGTTTCTTTGTTCATTAAGGCAACATCATCACAGGTGATGTTTACGTCTTCTGCTGAGTAGTAACTGCCATTTAAACGCTCTAATTGACGACCAAATGCACGGAATAGCTGTTCAGACTTGATCTCTTTTGCATTACCAATAATAACTGACTTACCACCACCAAATGGCAAGCGTGCCACAGCATTTTTATAGGTCATCCCTTTTGATAGACGCAGTACATCGTATACTGCATCCTCATCGTTGGCATAATCCCACATTCTACAACCGCCTACAGCTGGGCCTAAGTTTGTGTTATGTACCGCAATAATGGCCTTTAAACCAGACGCTTTGTCTGAACAAAAAACCACTTGTTCATGGTTATCAAATTCAACTTGATTAAATACAACCACTTTAAATACTCCGAAAATAATGAGCCCTTTTGGGCAAGCACGCTACAAATTGACGAGACTTTATCACTTCAGATACTGGTTCGCTATACTATGAGTAGATAAACCAAATAAACCGCACTCAACTGAAAAACAAAACGACTTATTGCGATAAAAATGCATAAAAAAATCAATAATAATCATTTCATTAAATATAAAAACTAAAAACACCACCGCAATTAAAGTTTACGCTTACGTGAACGTCACTCTAAATTTATATGTAAACTTAATCGTACATCTTGAAAAAGAACACTAGCTCATAAAATACAATGGCTTATACAAAAACTGCCTATGTAGCACAAACTGGTCTGAGGTGTATAAGTATCTGCAAATTTAAAAATAAAAAAACGAGCACAGGGTGCTCGCTTTTATGATTACTCCGCAAATTTACTTCATTTTGCTGTCTAGTTCTTCAATTTTTGCTTTCCAAATTGCAGGACCTTGGGTGTGGGCATTTGCACCCTCACTGTCAACGGCAACCGTTACTGGCATATCTTCTACTTCAAATTCGTAGATAGCTTCCATACCTAAATCTTCAAACGCAACAACACGTGCTTTTTTAATTGCTTTAGATACTAAGTATGCCGCACCACCTACAGCCATTAAATACACTGACTGATGCTTTTTAATAGATTCAACCGTTGCTGGGCCTCGTTCAGCTTTACCAATCATTCCCACGATGCCTGTTTTTTCTAACATCATGTCGGTAAATTTATCCATACGAGTAGCCGTTGTCGGGCCAGCAGGACCTACTGCTTCATCGCCTACTGCATCCACAGGACCAACGTAGTAAATAAACTTGTTATCAAAATCAACACCTTCAGGTAAACCTTCCCCTGAGTTGATCATATCTTGCAGACGCTTATGAGCAGCATCTCGACCCGTTAAAATAGTACCTGATAGTAAAACGGTTTCACCCATTTTCCATTCTTTAGTGTCTTCTTTAGTCAGGGTATCCAAATTAACACGGCGTGTGCCCTCACCGACTTCGAAAGTCACTTCTGGCCAATCTTCTAATTTAGGTGCTTTTAAATTCGCAGGGCCTGAACCATCAAGCGTAAAGTGTACGTGGCGCGTAGCAGCACAATTTGGGATCATAACCACTGGCTTTGAAGCCGCGTGAGTTGGCGCCGTTTTAATTTTAATATCAACAACCGTGGTTAAACCGCCAAGGCCTTGCGCACCAATACCTAACTTATTAGCACGTTCAAAGATTTCTAAACGCAGTTTTTCTTCTGTTGTTTCTGCGCCACGCTCAATTAGTTCATGAATATCAACAGGATCCATTAATGACTCTTTCGCCATTACCGCTGCTTTTTCTGCCGTGCCACCAATACCTATGCCTAGCATGCCTGGTGGACACCAACCCGCCCCCATTGTCGGTA
Coding sequences within it:
- a CDS encoding CatA-like O-acetyltransferase — its product is MSSADLSLRAIDFDQWPRKQHFELFQNFTQPYFNVCVKLSAKKLYTVCKQTNSAFFHGYVYCLLKACHEYEPMMLRIVNQKPYYLNTMRASVVELADDDSFRFSYFKQQNSLNEFANKAKAISHEAKLNPLFSDAFAATEGQADLIHVSVLPWLNFSSFSHAFTQGQSCGIPKFVFGQYNPNTGEMPLSIDVHHALLDGLHVAKFVQQLQHTFDSLSDNT
- a CDS encoding Glu/Leu/Phe/Val dehydrogenase, translated to MVVFNQVEFDNHEQVVFCSDKASGLKAIIAVHNTNLGPAVGGCRMWDYANDEDAVYDVLRLSKGMTYKNAVARLPFGGGKSVIIGNAKEIKSEQLFRAFGRQLERLNGSYYSAEDVNITCDDVALMNKETNYVLGLEGKSGNPSPFTAYGTFLGMKAALHHQRGIQDFSGIKVAVQGLGAVAYGLCKHLAEAGAELFVTDINQAAVERVVNDFGATAVGIDEIYDLDVDVYAPCALGATINDTTIPRLKATIVAGCANNQLAESRHGEILREKGILYAPDYVINAGGIINVYYETAPEGYSKEASNKHVEKIFDTLAEIFTRSEKEQKSTHLIADELAQEIIENGL
- a CDS encoding fumarate hydratase; the encoded protein is MSTIRQQDFIDSIEDALQYISFYHPLDFVQALEKAYNKEQSKAAKDAIAQILINSRMSAEGKRPLCQDTGIITCFVKVGMDVDWDKTDLTVQQMVDEGTRRAYLNPDNPLRASIVADPAGTRKNTKDNTPSVVHIDLVAGDKVEVMVAAKGGGSENKSKMVMLNPSDDVAEWVEKTLPTMGAGWCPPGMLGIGIGGTAEKAAVMAKESLMDPVDIHELIERGAETTEEKLRLEIFERANKLGIGAQGLGGLTTVVDIKIKTAPTHAASKPVVMIPNCAATRHVHFTLDGSGPANLKAPKLEDWPEVTFEVGEGTRRVNLDTLTKEDTKEWKMGETVLLSGTILTGRDAAHKRLQDMINSGEGLPEGVDFDNKFIYYVGPVDAVGDEAVGPAGPTTATRMDKFTDMMLEKTGIVGMIGKAERGPATVESIKKHQSVYLMAVGGAAYLVSKAIKKARVVAFEDLGMEAIYEFEVEDMPVTVAVDSEGANAHTQGPAIWKAKIEELDSKMK